A stretch of the Pongo pygmaeus isolate AG05252 chromosome 16, NHGRI_mPonPyg2-v2.0_pri, whole genome shotgun sequence genome encodes the following:
- the CRABP1 gene encoding cellular retinoic acid-binding protein 1, translating into MPNFAGTWKMRSSENFDELLKALGVNAMLRKVAVAAASKPHVEIRQDGDQFYIKTSTTVRTTEINFKVGEGFEEETVDGRKCRSLATWENENKIHCTQTLLEGDGPKTYWTRELANDELILTFGADDVVCTRIYVRE; encoded by the exons atgcccaacttcgCCGGCACCTGGAAGATGCGCAGCAGCGAGAATTTCGACGAGCTGCTCAAGGCGCTGG GTGTGAACGCCATGCTGAGGAAAGTGGCCGTAGCGGCTGCGTCCAAGCCGCACGTGGAGATCCGCCAGGACGGGGATCAGTTCTACATCAAGACATCCACCACGGTGCGCACCACTGAGATCAACTTCAAGGTCGGAGAAGGCTTTGAGGAGGAGACCGTGGACGGACGCAAGTGCAGG AGTTTAGCCACTTGGGAGAATGAGAACAAGATCCACTGCACGCAAACTCTTCTTGAAGGGGACGGCCCCAAAACCTACTGGACCCGTGAGCTGGCCAACGATGAACTTATCCTG ACGTTTGGCGCCGATGACGTGGTCTGCACCAGAATTTATGTCCGAGAGTGA